A genomic segment from Pseudomonadota bacterium encodes:
- a CDS encoding rhodanese-like domain-containing protein, whose translation MQHLSEFALNHWMLVTAFSVLLGLLVANTITSVGGIPAQEAVSLINREGAVVVDIRSAEDFAAGHIIDAVHFPLADLPKVGEKLKKLGDKPIIVCCMSGNLAGQAARELKLQGFAQVHALKGGIGAWRAENLPIAVG comes from the coding sequence ATGCAACATTTGAGCGAATTCGCCTTGAACCACTGGATGCTGGTCACAGCATTTTCAGTGCTGCTCGGACTCCTGGTGGCCAACACCATCACCTCCGTTGGCGGCATCCCGGCCCAGGAGGCGGTGTCCCTGATCAATCGCGAAGGCGCGGTGGTGGTCGACATCCGCAGCGCCGAGGATTTCGCCGCCGGTCACATCATCGACGCGGTGCACTTTCCACTGGCCGACCTGCCCAAGGTCGGCGAGAAGCTCAAGAAGCTCGGCGACAAGCCGATCATCGTGTGCTGCATGAGCGGTAACCTCGCTGGCCAGGCGGCGCGCGAACTCAAGCTGCAGGGCTTTGCCCAGGTGCATGCGCTGAAAGGCGGCATAGGCGCGTGGCGCGCCGAGAACCTGCCGATCGCGGTCGGCTAA
- a CDS encoding 2,3-bisphosphoglycerate-independent phosphoglycerate mutase produces MPYAKHPVMLIVLDGWGHSEDPQYNAIHSARTPVWDELWSRCPHGLIRCSGTDVGLPDQQMGNSEVGHMHIGAGRLIDQDFSRIGKAIASGEFARNPVLAGACAKAARTDRAVHIMGLASPGGVHSHEDHMLALMDLAHAQGVKRVYVHAFLDGRDTPPQSAAATLARLDEHARALGNARVASIIGRYFAMDRNNKWERVAPAYELLVNGRAAHSAADAASALQAAYARNETDEFVAATVIESAAAPHHEIADGDVVIFANFRADRARQLTSAMTSANFDNFPRSRVPALGEFVCMTNYSEAFELPVAFDASDLVNTFGAVLEQHGLRQLRIAETEKYAHVTFFFNGGEEKVFEGEDRILVPSPNVATYDLDPAMSAAEVTDKLVEALHSETYDAIICNFANADMVGHTGNFEATVQCIEVLDACLGRVLAAARAHGVDVLITADHGNAEKMREHDHGTLSPHTAHTSNVVPLVYVGRAAEMADDGSLADVAPTMLALMGIDIPREMTGHALVALKAGAQNAA; encoded by the coding sequence ATGCCGTACGCCAAACACCCTGTCATGTTGATCGTCCTCGACGGTTGGGGCCACAGCGAGGACCCGCAGTACAACGCCATCCACAGCGCGCGCACGCCGGTCTGGGATGAACTGTGGTCGCGCTGCCCGCACGGCCTCATCCGCTGTTCCGGCACCGATGTTGGCCTGCCGGATCAGCAGATGGGCAATTCCGAAGTCGGGCACATGCACATCGGCGCCGGGCGTTTGATCGACCAGGACTTCTCGCGCATCGGCAAGGCCATCGCCAGCGGCGAATTCGCGCGCAACCCGGTACTGGCCGGCGCCTGCGCCAAGGCTGCCCGCACCGATCGCGCCGTGCATATCATGGGGCTCGCCTCGCCGGGCGGCGTGCACAGTCACGAAGACCACATGCTCGCGCTGATGGATCTCGCCCACGCCCAGGGCGTGAAGCGCGTCTACGTGCACGCCTTTCTCGATGGTCGCGACACCCCGCCGCAGAGCGCGGCCGCCACCCTCGCGCGTCTCGATGAGCATGCCCGCGCGCTCGGCAACGCGCGCGTGGCGTCCATCATCGGCCGCTACTTCGCCATGGACCGCAACAACAAGTGGGAGCGTGTCGCGCCAGCCTACGAACTGCTGGTCAATGGTCGCGCCGCGCACAGCGCGGCCGATGCCGCCAGCGCTTTGCAGGCCGCCTACGCACGCAACGAGACGGACGAATTCGTCGCCGCCACCGTGATCGAGTCGGCCGCCGCGCCCCATCACGAAATCGCCGATGGCGACGTGGTGATTTTCGCCAACTTCCGCGCCGATCGCGCCCGCCAGTTGACCAGCGCCATGACCAGCGCGAACTTCGACAACTTCCCGCGCTCGCGCGTGCCCGCCCTCGGCGAGTTCGTGTGCATGACCAACTACAGCGAAGCGTTCGAATTGCCGGTGGCCTTCGACGCCAGCGACCTGGTCAACACCTTCGGCGCGGTGCTGGAGCAGCACGGCCTGCGCCAGCTGCGCATCGCCGAAACCGAGAAATACGCCCACGTCACGTTCTTCTTCAACGGCGGCGAAGAGAAGGTATTCGAGGGCGAAGACCGCATCCTGGTGCCGTCGCCCAATGTCGCGACCTACGATCTCGACCCCGCCATGAGCGCCGCCGAAGTGACGGACAAGCTGGTCGAAGCGCTGCACAGCGAAACCTACGACGCCATCATCTGCAATTTCGCCAATGCCGACATGGTCGGGCATACCGGCAACTTCGAAGCCACCGTGCAATGTATAGAAGTGCTGGACGCGTGCCTGGGGCGCGTGCTGGCCGCCGCTCGCGCCCACGGCGTGGACGTGCTCATCACCGCCGACCACGGCAATGCCGAGAAGATGCGCGAGCATGATCACGGCACGCTGAGTCCGCATACCGCGCACACCAGCAACGTGGTGCCGCTGGTCTACGTCGGACGCGCCGCCGAAATGGCCGACGACGGCAGCCTCGCCGACGTCGCGCCGACCATGCTGGCGCTGATGGGCATCGACATTCCGCGCGAAATGACCGGCCATGCGCTGGTGGCGCTTAAAGCGGGCGCACAGAACGCTGCTTGA
- a CDS encoding S41 family peptidase has product MLKSIARRAFLPLAFTAFVSLGAVADDGGKSAPAAPDATPGVAPEQSEDSNTGKATATAVEPIPVDDIRVLVEVLHKIKSDYVEAIDDKTLIENAMRGMLSGLDPHSAYLDADDYTDLQEGTSGEFGGLGIEVGMEEGFVKVISPIDDTPAQQAGVQAGDTIIKLDDTLVKGMSINDAVKKMRGKPGSDITLTILREGEQKPLTFKLTRALIKVASVRSRLLEPGYGYIRVSQFQAATGEDVIKQLGELKAKSGDKLNGLILDLRNNPGGILGAAVSISDAFLESGKIVYTDGRVADSKLEFSAKPPDMLNGAPLIVLINEGSASASEIVAGALQDRGRALIMGRRSFGKGSVQTILPMNNRSALKLTTARYFTPNGRSIQAEGIKPDIVIDKVKVSSIKSAGADTIKEADLSRHLANPVTDKGKAAPAEAANGGKQSNGDKDDDADKGPLAERDYELYEAFNMLKGMVMLNSKRNVAAP; this is encoded by the coding sequence ATGTTGAAGTCCATCGCGCGCCGCGCCTTCCTTCCGCTGGCGTTCACCGCCTTCGTCAGTCTGGGCGCAGTCGCGGATGACGGTGGCAAGAGCGCGCCCGCCGCGCCCGACGCGACACCGGGCGTCGCGCCCGAGCAAAGCGAAGACAGCAACACCGGCAAAGCGACGGCAACCGCGGTCGAGCCGATCCCGGTGGACGACATCCGCGTGCTGGTGGAGGTGCTGCACAAGATCAAGAGCGACTACGTCGAAGCCATCGACGACAAGACCCTCATCGAGAACGCCATGCGCGGCATGCTGTCCGGTCTCGATCCGCATTCGGCCTATCTCGATGCCGACGACTACACGGACCTGCAGGAAGGCACCTCCGGCGAATTCGGCGGTCTCGGCATCGAGGTCGGCATGGAGGAAGGCTTCGTCAAGGTCATCTCGCCGATCGACGACACGCCGGCGCAGCAGGCCGGCGTGCAGGCCGGCGACACTATCATCAAGCTCGACGACACGCTCGTGAAGGGCATGTCGATCAACGATGCGGTGAAGAAGATGCGCGGCAAGCCGGGCAGCGACATCACGCTCACCATCCTGCGCGAAGGCGAACAGAAGCCGCTGACCTTCAAGCTGACGCGGGCGCTTATCAAGGTGGCGAGCGTGCGCAGCCGCCTGCTCGAACCCGGCTATGGCTACATCCGCGTGTCGCAGTTCCAGGCCGCCACCGGCGAAGATGTCATCAAGCAGCTCGGCGAGTTGAAAGCCAAGTCGGGCGACAAGCTCAACGGTCTCATTCTCGATCTGCGCAACAACCCCGGCGGCATCCTGGGCGCGGCGGTGTCGATTTCCGACGCCTTCCTCGAGTCCGGCAAGATCGTCTACACCGATGGCCGCGTGGCGGATTCCAAGCTCGAGTTCTCGGCCAAGCCGCCGGATATGCTGAACGGCGCGCCGTTGATCGTGCTGATCAACGAAGGTTCGGCCTCGGCCTCGGAAATCGTCGCCGGCGCGCTGCAGGATCGCGGCCGCGCGCTGATCATGGGGCGCCGCAGCTTCGGCAAGGGCTCTGTGCAAACCATTCTGCCGATGAACAATCGCTCGGCCCTGAAGCTCACCACCGCGCGTTACTTCACGCCCAACGGCCGCTCCATCCAGGCCGAGGGCATCAAGCCCGACATCGTCATCGACAAGGTCAAGGTCTCGTCGATCAAGAGCGCCGGCGCCGACACCATCAAGGAAGCCGATCTCAGCCGCCATCTCGCCAATCCCGTCACCGACAAGGGCAAGGCCGCGCCGGCCGAAGCGGCCAACGGCGGCAAGCAAAGCAATGGCGACAAGGACGACGACGCCGACAAGGGGCCGTTGGCCGAGCGCGACTACGAACTCTACGAGGCATTCAACATGCTGAAGGGCATGGTGATGTTGAACAGCAAGCGCAACGTCGCCGCGCCTTGA
- the ubiB gene encoding ubiquinone biosynthesis regulatory protein kinase UbiB, with protein MILVPQFLRVIAIQRVLIKHGFDEIIFSMPMFAPFGFILYLLPWNWGRRHYLPRAQRLRAVLEDLGPLFVKFGQILSTRRDLLNDEFANELAKLQDHVPPFPGNQARAIVERAYGHKLDRVFATFDETPLASASIAQVHCARLLDGREVIVKVVRPNLRSTIAKDIKLMYLLADAAERLWSRGRLLKPRVVVAEFEKTLLDELDMMREAANCSQLKRNFAGSESMYVPEVYWDHTRENVLVMERVSGLHIGDVDGLRRAGVDLKMLAERGVEIFFTQVFRDHFFHADVHPGNLFILPGEHGEGPRYAPVDFGIMGSLSEFDQRYLAENFSAFLDRNYRRVAELHVESGWVPRDTRVDEFEFAIRAVCEPIFDRPMKDISVGNLLLRLFQTAQRFEMEILPQLLLLQKTMVNVEGIGRQLYPELDLWRAARPSLEKFMMERVGVRRLFGAFKASVPHWVDRLPELPMLTVEVLDQLKSGRLKVQTTDPKLDEIRLEIQRLQRRITLALVGVGCVVCAAILLSVKGSATTPVGPLPLGVWLIGALGAIAAFVAVKRGPRKGR; from the coding sequence ATGATCCTCGTTCCGCAGTTTCTGCGCGTCATCGCCATCCAGCGCGTGCTGATCAAGCACGGCTTCGACGAAATCATTTTCTCGATGCCGATGTTCGCGCCCTTCGGTTTCATTCTCTATCTCCTGCCGTGGAACTGGGGGCGTCGCCACTACCTGCCGCGCGCGCAGCGCCTGCGTGCGGTGCTCGAGGATCTCGGGCCCCTGTTCGTGAAATTCGGCCAGATCCTGTCGACGCGTCGCGACCTGTTGAACGACGAGTTCGCCAACGAGCTGGCCAAGCTGCAGGACCACGTGCCGCCGTTCCCCGGCAACCAGGCGCGTGCCATCGTCGAGCGCGCCTACGGTCACAAGCTCGACCGCGTGTTCGCGACCTTCGATGAAACGCCGCTGGCTTCGGCCTCGATCGCGCAGGTGCATTGCGCGCGACTGCTCGACGGCCGCGAAGTGATCGTGAAAGTGGTGCGGCCGAATCTGCGCAGCACCATCGCCAAGGACATCAAGCTCATGTACCTCCTGGCCGACGCCGCCGAGCGACTGTGGTCGCGCGGCCGGCTGTTGAAGCCGAGGGTGGTGGTGGCGGAGTTCGAAAAGACCCTGCTCGACGAACTCGACATGATGCGCGAAGCGGCCAACTGTTCGCAGCTGAAGCGCAACTTCGCCGGCTCCGAAAGCATGTATGTGCCGGAGGTCTACTGGGATCACACGCGCGAGAACGTGCTGGTGATGGAGCGCGTGTCGGGGCTGCACATCGGCGATGTCGACGGCCTGCGACGCGCCGGCGTCGATCTGAAGATGCTGGCCGAGCGCGGCGTTGAGATCTTCTTCACCCAGGTGTTTCGCGATCACTTCTTTCACGCCGACGTGCATCCCGGCAACCTGTTCATCCTGCCGGGCGAGCACGGTGAAGGGCCACGTTACGCGCCGGTCGACTTCGGCATCATGGGTTCCCTGAGCGAATTCGATCAGCGTTACCTGGCCGAGAACTTCTCGGCCTTTCTCGACCGCAATTACCGGCGCGTGGCGGAACTGCACGTCGAATCCGGCTGGGTGCCGCGCGACACGCGCGTGGATGAATTCGAATTCGCGATCCGCGCGGTGTGCGAGCCGATCTTCGACCGGCCGATGAAGGATATTTCGGTCGGCAACCTGTTGCTGCGCCTGTTCCAGACCGCGCAGCGCTTCGAGATGGAAATCCTGCCGCAGCTCTTGCTGTTGCAGAAAACCATGGTCAATGTCGAAGGCATCGGCCGCCAGCTGTATCCGGAACTCGACCTGTGGCGCGCGGCGCGGCCGTCACTCGAAAAGTTCATGATGGAGCGGGTCGGTGTGCGACGCCTGTTCGGCGCCTTCAAGGCCAGCGTGCCGCACTGGGTGGACCGCCTGCCGGAGCTGCCGATGCTGACGGTGGAAGTGCTGGACCAGTTGAAGAGCGGGCGGCTCAAGGTGCAGACCACCGACCCCAAGCTCGACGAGATCCGCCTCGAGATCCAGCGCCTGCAGCGTCGCATCACGCTGGCGCTGGTGGGCGTGGGCTGCGTGGTGTGCGCGGCCATCCTGTTGTCGGTGAAGGGTTCGGCCACGACGCCGGTCGGCCCCTTGCCGCTCGGTGTGTGGCTGATCGGCGCGCTGGGCGCGATAGCCGCGTTCGTCGCCGTGAAGCGCGGCCCGCGGAAAGGCCGCTGA
- a CDS encoding SCP2 sterol-binding domain-containing protein: MSGQARDAKDYVDPLLSRIEDALSLALSRLLNSNPDTAARLAALEGCVIELALRDSARSAYALPGANGVKLKRRHDGAVAVKVSGRVADFLAYARASRRGDSLGAGRIEIAGDLAVAQQVQALLAELSIDWEELLSRSIGDVPAHQVGRAARAVFAFGRQALAKLERDSADFLKHESRMVVSRQDLEQFGRAVFTLADDVDRLEARIKRLGERGPSS, encoded by the coding sequence ATGAGCGGCCAGGCACGCGACGCCAAGGATTACGTCGACCCCTTGCTGTCGCGTATCGAGGACGCACTGTCGTTGGCCTTGTCGCGGCTGCTCAACAGCAATCCCGACACCGCCGCGCGCCTCGCGGCGCTCGAGGGCTGCGTGATCGAACTGGCCTTGCGTGACAGCGCGCGCAGCGCTTACGCGCTGCCGGGCGCCAACGGCGTCAAGCTCAAGCGTCGCCACGACGGCGCGGTGGCGGTCAAGGTCAGCGGCCGCGTGGCGGATTTCCTGGCCTATGCGCGCGCCAGCCGCCGCGGTGATTCGCTGGGCGCGGGGCGTATCGAGATCGCGGGCGACCTCGCCGTCGCGCAACAGGTGCAGGCCTTGCTGGCCGAACTCAGCATCGACTGGGAAGAATTGTTGTCGCGCTCCATCGGCGACGTGCCGGCGCACCAGGTCGGTCGCGCGGCGCGCGCGGTGTTCGCGTTCGGCAGACAGGCCTTGGCCAAGCTCGAGCGCGACTCCGCGGATTTCCTCAAGCACGAGAGCCGCATGGTGGTGAGCCGCCAGGATCTCGAGCAGTTCGGGCGCGCGGTGTTCACGCTCGCCGATGACGTCGATCGTCTCGAGGCGCGCATCAAGCGGCTGGGCGAGCGCGGACCGAGTTCATGA
- a CDS encoding class I SAM-dependent methyltransferase, which yields MADTPPSDNHQDETQFGFERVPVAAKTARVKRVFDAVSPRYDLMNDLMSAGLHRLWKRFAVDLLKLRPGHVVLDLAGGTGDIARLLVKRFPGQNRVLVSDINAQMLWRGRDRALDAGLVEGLEYVQGNAEALPFASNSIDRVTMGFGLRNVTHKDLALAEIARVLRPGGRVAVLEFSTVKTPLLSRAYDFYSFQALPRLGQWVAGDGDSYRYLAESIRVHPDQEALKFMMERAGFEDVRYYNLLAGIVAVHVGWKF from the coding sequence GTGGCCGACACACCGCCGTCCGATAACCACCAGGACGAGACCCAGTTCGGCTTCGAGCGCGTGCCGGTCGCGGCCAAGACCGCGCGCGTCAAGCGCGTGTTCGACGCGGTGAGTCCGCGTTACGACCTCATGAACGACCTGATGTCGGCCGGTCTGCACCGCCTGTGGAAGCGCTTCGCGGTCGACCTGTTGAAGCTCAGGCCCGGCCACGTGGTGCTGGACCTGGCCGGTGGCACCGGCGACATCGCGCGCCTGCTGGTCAAGCGTTTTCCCGGCCAGAACCGCGTGCTGGTCAGCGACATCAACGCCCAGATGCTGTGGCGCGGCCGCGACCGCGCGCTCGACGCCGGCCTGGTCGAGGGCCTCGAATACGTGCAGGGCAATGCCGAGGCCTTGCCGTTCGCGAGTAACAGCATCGACCGCGTGACCATGGGTTTCGGCCTGCGCAATGTCACGCACAAGGACCTGGCCCTCGCCGAGATCGCGCGCGTGCTGCGCCCGGGCGGCCGCGTGGCGGTGCTGGAATTTTCCACGGTCAAGACGCCGCTCTTGTCACGTGCCTACGACTTTTATTCCTTCCAGGCCTTGCCGCGTCTCGGCCAGTGGGTGGCGGGCGACGGCGACAGCTACCGCTATCTCGCCGAATCGATACGCGTGCATCCCGACCAGGAGGCGCTGAAATTCATGATGGAGCGCGCCGGCTTCGAGGACGTGCGTTACTACAACCTGCTGGCGGGCATCGTCGCCGTGCACGTCGGCTGGAAGTTTTGA
- a CDS encoding DUF971 domain-containing protein, with amino-acid sequence MASHFPVDIKLHQQSRKLEVSFDDGRRFELTCEYLRVHSPSAEVRGHSPEQAVLQTGKEQVNIRDIEAVGNYAVKLVFDDGHDTGLYTWDYLYELGARHAEYWRKYLAALAAAGIERKGEGG; translated from the coding sequence ATGGCCAGCCACTTCCCCGTCGACATCAAGCTCCACCAGCAGTCGCGCAAGCTGGAGGTAAGCTTCGACGACGGCCGGCGCTTCGAATTGACCTGCGAGTACCTGCGCGTGCATTCGCCGTCGGCCGAGGTGCGCGGCCACAGCCCCGAGCAGGCGGTGCTGCAGACCGGCAAGGAGCAGGTCAACATCCGCGACATCGAGGCGGTCGGCAATTACGCCGTCAAGCTGGTGTTCGACGACGGCCACGATACGGGCCTGTACACCTGGGATTACCTCTACGAACTCGGTGCGCGCCACGCCGAGTATTGGCGCAAGTACCTCGCCGCGCTGGCGGCGGCCGGCATCGAACGCAAGGGCGAGGGCGGCTGA
- the hslU gene encoding ATP-dependent protease ATPase subunit HslU, translating to MSNLTPQEIVEQLDKHIVGQADAKRAVAIALRNRWRRAQVEPVLRNEITPKNILMIGPTGVGKTEIARRLARLAGAPFIKIEATKFTEVGYVGRDVDSIIRDLADIAVNMERESAMAQFRGQAEDAAEERILDVLLPGPRTFGESAPEDQSATRQRFRKMLREGKLEDKEIEIEVNAAVSGVEIMAPPGMEEMTNQLRGMFQNLGQGRKRSRRVQIANARKLLVEEEAAKLINEEDIRARALDNLEQNGIVFLDEIDKVARRSDSHGPDVSREGVQRDLLPLVEGCSISTKHGMVKTDHVLFIASGAFHFAKPSDLIPELQGRLPNRVELAPLTVEDFVRILTEPDASLTRQYKALLATENVALDFTADGVARLAEIACAINERSENIGARRLYTVMEKLLEAVSFTAPGLDGQALVIDADYVNRHIGRLVADDNLAKYIL from the coding sequence ATGAGCAATCTCACTCCGCAGGAAATCGTCGAGCAGCTCGACAAGCACATCGTCGGCCAGGCCGACGCCAAGCGCGCGGTGGCCATCGCGCTGCGCAATCGCTGGCGGCGCGCGCAGGTCGAACCCGTGCTGCGCAACGAGATCACGCCCAAGAACATTCTCATGATCGGGCCTACCGGGGTCGGCAAGACCGAGATTGCGCGGCGCCTGGCGCGCCTCGCCGGTGCGCCTTTCATCAAGATTGAAGCGACCAAGTTCACCGAGGTCGGTTACGTCGGGCGCGACGTCGATTCGATCATTCGCGACCTCGCCGACATCGCCGTCAACATGGAACGCGAAAGCGCCATGGCGCAATTCCGCGGCCAGGCCGAGGACGCCGCCGAGGAACGCATACTCGACGTGCTGCTGCCGGGCCCGCGCACCTTCGGCGAGAGCGCGCCGGAAGACCAATCGGCCACCCGTCAGCGCTTTCGCAAGATGCTGCGCGAGGGCAAGCTCGAAGACAAGGAAATCGAGATCGAGGTGAACGCCGCCGTCAGCGGCGTCGAGATCATGGCGCCGCCCGGCATGGAGGAAATGACCAACCAGCTGCGTGGCATGTTCCAGAACCTGGGACAAGGCCGCAAGCGCAGCCGCCGCGTGCAGATCGCGAACGCGCGCAAGCTGTTGGTCGAGGAAGAGGCCGCCAAGCTCATCAACGAAGAGGACATCCGTGCCCGCGCGCTCGACAACCTCGAGCAGAACGGCATCGTGTTCCTGGATGAAATCGACAAGGTCGCGCGACGTTCCGACAGCCACGGGCCCGACGTCTCGCGCGAAGGCGTGCAGCGCGACCTGCTGCCGTTGGTCGAGGGCTGCTCAATCAGCACCAAGCACGGCATGGTCAAGACCGATCACGTACTGTTCATCGCGAGCGGCGCTTTTCATTTCGCCAAGCCGTCCGATCTCATTCCCGAACTGCAGGGCCGGCTGCCCAACCGTGTCGAACTCGCGCCGCTCACCGTCGAGGATTTCGTGCGCATCCTGACCGAGCCCGACGCCTCCTTGACGCGCCAGTACAAGGCCCTGCTCGCGACCGAAAACGTCGCGCTCGATTTCACCGCCGATGGCGTGGCGCGCCTTGCCGAGATCGCCTGCGCCATCAACGAGCGCAGCGAGAACATCGGCGCGCGGCGCCTGTACACCGTCATGGAGAAGCTGCTGGAGGCGGTGTCCTTCACCGCGCCTGGCCTCGACGGCCAGGCGCTCGTGATCGATGCCGACTACGTCAACCGTCACATCGGACGCCTGGTGGCGGACGACAACCTCGCCAAGTACATCCTCTGA
- the hslV gene encoding ATP-dependent protease subunit HslV, whose amino-acid sequence MSNQSSVVLHGTTILSVRRGRDVVIGGDGQVSMGDTILKGNARKVRRLYQDQVIAGFAGGTADAFTLFERFEGKLEEHRGNLLRAAVELAKDWRTDRMLRRLEAMLAVANRDHSLIITGTGDVIEPEHDIIAIGSGGNFARAAARALLAETTLDPETIVRRGLAIAGEICVYTNGHITIEALTG is encoded by the coding sequence ATGTCGAATCAATCTTCTGTCGTGTTGCACGGTACTACCATTCTGTCTGTCCGCCGCGGACGTGATGTCGTCATCGGTGGTGACGGCCAGGTGTCGATGGGTGACACCATCCTGAAAGGCAATGCGCGCAAGGTGCGCCGCCTCTACCAGGACCAGGTCATCGCCGGCTTTGCCGGCGGCACCGCCGATGCCTTCACGCTGTTCGAACGCTTCGAAGGCAAGCTCGAGGAACATCGCGGCAACCTGTTGCGCGCGGCGGTGGAATTGGCCAAGGACTGGCGCACCGATCGCATGCTGCGGCGACTCGAAGCGATGCTGGCGGTGGCCAATCGTGATCATTCGCTGATCATCACCGGCACCGGCGATGTCATCGAACCCGAGCACGACATCATCGCGATAGGCTCCGGCGGCAATTTCGCGCGTGCCGCGGCGCGTGCGCTGCTGGCCGAAACCACCCTCGATCCCGAGACCATCGTGCGTCGCGGCCTCGCCATCGCCGGCGAGATCTGCGTCTACACCAATGGCCATATCACCATCGAAGCCTTGACCGGTTGA
- the xerC gene encoding tyrosine recombinase XerC, producing the protein MGETQDPGLNEAAAAARRAALADFLRTLAGRSPHTLAAYRRDLEQFLAWADSQAIADWGEIDIHCLRAYIAARHRAGAGGTSLARALSALRAWFRHLAARGEVTVNPAQGLRAPKSPRRLPRALDVDQVTRVLEQDTDSVLALRDQAMWETLYSCGLRVSELVGLNLADLDLRNHEARVLGKGRKQRVVPVGRHARERLTAWLAARATLLRGDEPALFVNHRGQRLTTRGVQNRLAHWCLAHGIDIKLYPHMLRHSFASHLLESSGDLRAVQELLGHANISTTQIYTHLDFQRLAKVYDEAHPRARKRSG; encoded by the coding sequence GTGGGTGAAACGCAAGACCCAGGTCTGAACGAGGCGGCGGCGGCCGCACGCCGCGCCGCGCTCGCCGATTTCCTGCGCACGCTGGCCGGGCGCTCGCCCCATACGCTGGCCGCCTACCGGCGCGACCTCGAACAGTTCCTGGCCTGGGCCGACAGCCAGGCCATCGCCGACTGGGGCGAAATCGACATCCACTGCCTGCGCGCCTACATCGCCGCGCGCCATCGCGCCGGCGCCGGCGGCACCTCGCTGGCGCGCGCATTGTCTGCCCTGCGCGCCTGGTTCCGGCATCTCGCCGCGCGCGGCGAGGTGACGGTCAATCCGGCCCAGGGCCTGCGCGCGCCGAAGTCGCCGCGCCGTTTGCCGCGCGCGCTCGACGTCGACCAGGTCACCCGCGTGCTGGAGCAGGACACCGACAGCGTGCTGGCGCTGCGCGACCAGGCGATGTGGGAGACGCTGTATTCCTGTGGTCTGCGCGTATCGGAACTGGTGGGGCTCAACCTGGCCGATCTGGATCTGCGCAACCACGAGGCGCGCGTGCTGGGCAAGGGCCGCAAGCAGCGCGTGGTGCCGGTCGGCCGGCACGCCCGCGAGCGGCTCACGGCCTGGCTCGCGGCCCGCGCGACACTGCTGCGCGGCGACGAGCCGGCGCTATTCGTCAACCATCGTGGCCAGCGCCTGACCACGCGCGGCGTGCAGAACCGGCTCGCGCACTGGTGTCTCGCCCATGGCATCGACATCAAGTTGTATCCGCACATGCTGCGCCATTCGTTTGCGTCCCACCTTTTGGAGTCGTCGGGCGATCTGCGCGCGGTGCAGGAGCTGCTCGGCCACGCCAACATTTCCACCACCCAGATCTACACCCACCTCGATTTTCAGCGCCTGGCCAAGGTCTACGACGAGGCCCATCCGCGCGCCCGCAAGCGCTCCGGATAG
- a CDS encoding DUF484 family protein, with protein sequence MTSPSQPETPSSAPVDADDVADYLRRHPGFLAQHPELLRELAIPHETGATVSLVERQVGVLREENARQKKQLDELIRHARHNEQLTRKIHTLVLSLMNAVGPQAIFACLERGLIADFGAERVECLIFADSAASEHLAPFVGADAAARSAFAPVLGSRCSACGVLEDDQREAFDASFKGSAVVMPLLGQGWDGVIVCASHDARRYSADMGTELLDYLREVTTLLIAPWVKRKTQV encoded by the coding sequence ATGACCTCGCCCAGCCAGCCGGAAACGCCGTCGTCGGCGCCCGTTGACGCCGACGACGTCGCCGACTACCTGCGGCGCCATCCGGGCTTCCTGGCGCAGCATCCCGAGCTGCTGCGCGAACTCGCGATTCCCCACGAAACGGGTGCGACGGTGTCCCTGGTCGAACGCCAGGTCGGGGTACTGCGCGAGGAGAATGCCCGCCAGAAGAAGCAGCTCGACGAGCTCATCCGCCATGCGCGGCACAACGAGCAGCTGACGCGCAAGATTCACACCCTGGTGCTGAGCCTCATGAACGCGGTCGGGCCGCAGGCGATCTTCGCGTGCCTGGAACGCGGACTGATTGCCGATTTTGGCGCCGAGCGCGTGGAATGCCTGATCTTTGCCGATTCGGCGGCGTCCGAGCATCTCGCGCCCTTCGTCGGCGCCGACGCAGCGGCGCGCAGCGCGTTCGCGCCGGTGCTGGGCTCGCGCTGCTCGGCCTGCGGCGTGCTGGAAGACGACCAGCGCGAGGCCTTCGATGCCAGCTTCAAAGGCTCGGCGGTGGTCATGCCGCTGCTCGGACAGGGCTGGGACGGCGTCATCGTGTGCGCCAGCCATGACGCCCGCCGTTACTCGGCCGACATGGGCACCGAACTGCTCGACTACCTGCGCGAAGTCACGACGCTGCTCATCGCACCGTGGGTGAAACGCAAGACCCAGGTCTGA